A stretch of the Amycolatopsis sp. BJA-103 genome encodes the following:
- a CDS encoding metalloregulator ArsR/SmtB family transcription factor, which translates to MEQIAAALGDGARWRIVELLAERPRSVGELAELTGLRQPQTTKHLQTLARAGLVTVFPLGQRRVYAVEAAPLKDFGGRLRELIATIEANEGERDVLTRYQAAIGADSAAADRDRWADGRAFSFDRLLAAPRDAVWRRWTEPALLAAWWAPPSMTVTDCVIEPWAGGRAVLDYRDAEGRYRSAGKVHAATGLEHLEFDLSVLDAKGETFFTGHYDLKFTDAPGGTRLRLDLRVTETTVEAVPFIAGIETGWGQVLDNLAKHLTQEKDRTP; encoded by the coding sequence ATGGAGCAGATCGCAGCAGCACTGGGAGACGGAGCGAGGTGGCGCATCGTCGAGCTTCTCGCCGAGCGGCCCCGGTCCGTCGGCGAGCTCGCCGAGCTGACCGGCCTGCGGCAACCGCAGACCACCAAGCACCTGCAGACCCTCGCCCGCGCCGGTCTCGTGACGGTCTTCCCGCTCGGGCAGCGTCGCGTCTACGCGGTGGAGGCGGCTCCGCTGAAGGACTTCGGCGGACGGCTGCGGGAGCTGATCGCGACCATCGAGGCGAACGAGGGCGAGCGGGATGTCCTCACGCGCTATCAGGCCGCGATCGGCGCGGACTCCGCGGCCGCGGATCGCGACCGGTGGGCCGACGGGCGGGCGTTCTCGTTCGACCGCCTGCTGGCCGCGCCGCGGGACGCCGTCTGGCGGCGGTGGACCGAGCCCGCGCTGCTCGCGGCCTGGTGGGCGCCGCCGTCGATGACCGTCACCGATTGCGTCATCGAGCCGTGGGCGGGCGGACGTGCCGTCCTCGACTACCGCGACGCGGAGGGGCGGTATCGCTCCGCGGGCAAGGTCCACGCCGCGACCGGACTCGAACACCTCGAGTTCGATCTCTCGGTGCTGGACGCCAAGGGGGAGACCTTCTTCACCGGTCACTACGACCTGAAGTTCACCGACGCGCCGGGCGGGACCCGGCTGAGGCTCGACCTGCGCGTCACCGAAACCACCGTCGAGGCCGTCCCGTTCATCGCCGGGATCGAAACCGGCTGGGGCCAGGTACTCGACAACCTCGCCAAGCACCTCACTCAGGAAAAGGACCGAACACCATGA
- a CDS encoding LCP family protein: MEYPPRNGHGDRRPARPRQDAPGRVPSRPAPPRGARPAPARQAAAPPPRRPEPRRAPRRPFRGPKIALGLVSLLVMGLTGYAWAAMDGLTFANVGIGADKGDKPADGARDILLVGLDSRTDAQGNPLSKEVLAQLRAGQADGELNTDSLIFVHIPNDGSKAVAISLPRDSYVDIPGGFGKHKINSAYARAMLDERKKQQENGVSDPKELDQKANEAGAKTLIKTVEQLTGSTIDNYAAINLLGFSEITQAIGGVDVCLNDDVNDQFSGAKFTKGPHTISGVEALGFVRQRHGLPRGDLDRVVRQQVFMAGMARKVLSAGTLANPGKLNDLITAIKKSVVLNQNWDVFGFAQQMKSLTGGQLEFRTIPIVNIEYKTPNDGVAIQVDPKQVKDFVQGLAGPQPGEQAPAPTESANKATTVDVRNSTNRDGLASTVLKQLVDKGFTAGDTATASARKKTVIWVAKGEKAAGQAVAAELGGDPTVQEDKSVEAGHVMVFLGSDFKQASGAQGSGSSQNAAGSSAAAPPPEQSDEKPITAEGVPCVN, encoded by the coding sequence GTGGAGTACCCGCCTCGGAATGGGCATGGGGATCGACGTCCCGCCCGGCCTAGGCAGGACGCGCCCGGACGCGTTCCTTCCCGCCCGGCCCCGCCCCGTGGAGCCCGCCCGGCACCCGCCCGCCAGGCCGCGGCGCCGCCGCCCCGGCGCCCGGAACCGCGTCGCGCCCCGCGGCGGCCGTTCCGCGGGCCCAAGATCGCACTGGGCCTCGTGTCCCTCCTGGTGATGGGCCTGACCGGCTACGCGTGGGCCGCGATGGACGGCCTGACCTTCGCGAACGTCGGCATCGGCGCAGACAAGGGCGACAAGCCCGCCGACGGCGCCCGCGACATCCTGCTCGTCGGCCTCGACAGCCGCACGGACGCGCAGGGCAACCCGCTGTCCAAGGAGGTCCTCGCCCAGCTGCGCGCCGGGCAGGCCGACGGCGAGCTGAACACCGACTCGCTGATCTTCGTGCACATCCCGAACGACGGCTCGAAGGCCGTCGCGATCTCGCTGCCGCGCGACTCCTACGTCGACATTCCCGGCGGTTTCGGCAAGCACAAGATCAACTCGGCGTATGCCCGCGCGATGCTCGACGAGCGCAAGAAGCAGCAGGAGAATGGCGTCTCCGACCCGAAGGAACTCGACCAGAAGGCCAACGAGGCCGGGGCGAAGACCCTGATCAAGACGGTCGAGCAGCTGACCGGCTCGACCATCGACAACTACGCCGCCATCAACCTGCTGGGCTTCAGCGAGATCACCCAGGCCATCGGCGGGGTGGACGTCTGCCTCAACGACGACGTCAACGACCAGTTCTCCGGCGCGAAGTTCACCAAGGGCCCGCACACCATCTCCGGTGTCGAGGCGCTCGGTTTCGTCCGGCAGCGCCACGGGCTGCCGCGCGGCGACCTCGACCGGGTCGTCCGGCAGCAGGTGTTCATGGCCGGGATGGCGCGCAAGGTGCTCTCGGCGGGCACGCTCGCGAACCCCGGCAAGCTGAACGACCTGATCACGGCCATCAAGAAGTCCGTCGTGCTCAACCAGAACTGGGACGTCTTCGGCTTCGCCCAGCAGATGAAGAGCCTCACCGGCGGCCAGCTCGAGTTCCGGACGATCCCGATCGTCAACATCGAGTACAAGACCCCGAACGACGGCGTCGCCATCCAGGTCGACCCGAAACAGGTGAAGGACTTCGTCCAGGGGCTCGCGGGCCCGCAGCCCGGCGAGCAGGCACCGGCGCCCACCGAGTCGGCCAACAAGGCGACCACGGTCGACGTCCGCAACTCCACGAACCGGGACGGCCTCGCCTCGACGGTGCTGAAGCAGCTCGTCGACAAGGGCTTCACCGCGGGCGACACGGCCACCGCCAGCGCGCGCAAGAAGACGGTGATCTGGGTCGCCAAGGGCGAGAAGGCGGCGGGCCAGGCCGTCGCCGCCGAACTCGGGGGCGACCCAACCGTCCAAGAGGACAAGAGCGTCGAGGCCGGGCACGTGATGGTCTTCCTCGGCTCAGACTTCAAGCAGGCGAGCGGCGCACAGGGCTCCGGCTCCTCGCAGAACGCCGCCGGTTCGTCGGCCGCGGCCCCGCCGCCCGAGCAGTCCGACGAGAAGCCGATCACCGCCGAAGGCGTGCCCTGCGTCAACTGA
- a CDS encoding flavin-containing monooxygenase, translated as MGNRTETGVVIVGTGFSGLGMAIQLRKEGREDFVILEKADDVGGTWRDNTYPGCACDIPSHMYSFSFEQNPGWSRAYSPQPEIWRYMRDVAAKYDLHRFIRFGQEMTGARWDADENRWHVASKSGEEFVAPALVAGVGALHLPQIPELPGIERFKGRAFHSAQWEHDYDLEGKRVAVVGTGASAIQFVPRIAEDVAELTLFQRTPPWIMPKPDREMPEALQKAFASVPLLQRAFRNVLYWGLEARAIGFNGQPWVMKIGQRIAKRNIFKGVKDPELRRKLTPDYTMGCKRVLVSNDYYPALARENVDVVTEGVKEVREHSVVDGAGVEHEVDAIIYGTGFHVTDAFDDLEIIGRDGRNLGKEWSAEGMRTYQGITVSGFPNLFFLLGPNTGLGHNSVVFMIEAQISYVAQALRLGRGKALDPRPEAQERFNGEIQRKLAKGIWTQGGCKSWYLDAKGVNRTIWPGFTWRYWLDTRKVRREDYDLLG; from the coding sequence ATGGGCAACCGCACCGAGACCGGTGTCGTCATCGTCGGGACCGGCTTCTCCGGTCTCGGCATGGCCATCCAGCTGCGGAAAGAGGGCCGCGAGGACTTCGTCATCCTGGAGAAGGCCGACGACGTGGGCGGCACGTGGCGGGACAACACCTACCCCGGCTGCGCCTGCGACATCCCTTCGCACATGTACTCGTTCTCGTTCGAGCAGAACCCCGGCTGGTCCCGGGCGTACTCGCCGCAGCCGGAGATCTGGCGCTACATGCGCGACGTCGCCGCGAAGTACGACCTCCACCGCTTCATCCGCTTCGGCCAGGAGATGACCGGCGCCCGCTGGGACGCCGACGAGAACCGCTGGCACGTCGCGTCGAAGTCCGGCGAAGAGTTCGTCGCGCCCGCGCTGGTCGCCGGGGTCGGCGCGCTGCACCTGCCACAGATCCCGGAGCTGCCCGGCATCGAGCGTTTCAAGGGCCGCGCGTTCCACTCCGCGCAGTGGGAACACGACTACGACCTCGAGGGCAAGCGGGTCGCCGTCGTCGGCACCGGCGCGAGCGCGATCCAGTTCGTGCCGCGGATCGCGGAGGACGTCGCCGAACTGACGCTCTTCCAGCGCACCCCGCCGTGGATCATGCCGAAGCCCGACCGTGAAATGCCGGAAGCGCTGCAGAAGGCGTTCGCCTCGGTGCCGTTGCTGCAGCGGGCCTTCCGCAACGTCCTCTACTGGGGTCTCGAAGCCCGTGCGATCGGCTTCAACGGGCAGCCGTGGGTGATGAAGATCGGCCAGCGCATCGCGAAGCGCAACATCTTCAAGGGCGTCAAGGATCCGGAACTGCGCCGGAAGCTGACGCCGGACTACACCATGGGCTGCAAGCGGGTCCTGGTCTCCAACGACTACTACCCGGCGCTCGCGCGGGAGAACGTCGACGTCGTCACCGAAGGCGTGAAGGAGGTTCGCGAGCACAGCGTCGTCGACGGCGCCGGCGTCGAGCACGAGGTCGACGCGATCATCTACGGCACCGGATTCCACGTCACGGACGCCTTCGACGATCTGGAGATCATCGGCCGCGACGGGCGCAATCTCGGCAAGGAGTGGTCGGCCGAGGGGATGCGGACGTACCAGGGCATCACCGTGTCCGGCTTCCCGAACCTGTTCTTCCTGCTCGGCCCGAACACCGGGCTGGGGCACAACTCCGTGGTGTTCATGATCGAAGCGCAGATCTCCTACGTCGCGCAGGCGCTGCGGCTCGGGCGGGGCAAGGCGCTCGACCCGCGGCCGGAGGCGCAGGAGCGGTTCAACGGAGAGATCCAGCGCAAACTCGCCAAGGGGATCTGGACGCAGGGCGGCTGCAAGAGCTGGTACCTGGACGCGAAGGGTGTCAACCGGACGATCTGGCCCGGCTTCACCTGGCGGTACTGGCTGGACACCCGCAAGGTGCGCCGCGAGGACTACGACCTCCTCGGCTGA
- a CDS encoding phage tail protein: MRNALVQATGAVGRFRAALAQASGAGGQFRTAASQSTTQVRQLKTAADQAARSVQQAGRQAASGGGFFSRFSQGLRTATTAQRGLNTAMKANVLGFLLSLLLPLISKIVDMAMQSQRVRQVVSAAFRIIGQVVGAVMDFVRKIISAVWPWIETYVRTYITIVMTVIRTVMNVIQTVISTVWNVISTIFRTAMNVISTVVSGAWNGIRNVIMPVITWIGEAIPAVWNRVTGALRAAWDGLAGFARAAFEAVLGAVKAPINAIIGLVNMAIRGLNSISVTIPDWVPFVGGKTFGLNLPQIPQLAAGGIATPVPGGRLVNVAEAGHAEAIIPLSKLPQLLDLTNKRRDEKPVTVNIHPRARQSEYEIGRIAARELAWAGKR; encoded by the coding sequence ATGAGAAATGCCTTGGTACAGGCGACAGGCGCGGTCGGCCGGTTCCGCGCGGCGCTGGCGCAGGCCAGTGGGGCGGGCGGCCAGTTCCGGACGGCCGCGAGTCAGAGCACCACCCAGGTCCGCCAGCTCAAGACCGCGGCCGATCAGGCGGCCAGGTCCGTGCAGCAGGCCGGGCGGCAGGCGGCGTCCGGGGGTGGGTTCTTCTCCCGGTTCAGCCAGGGGCTGCGCACCGCGACCACCGCCCAAAGAGGACTCAACACGGCGATGAAGGCCAACGTCCTCGGCTTCCTGCTCAGTCTGTTGCTGCCGCTGATCTCCAAGATCGTCGACATGGCCATGCAGTCGCAACGCGTGCGACAAGTCGTGTCGGCGGCCTTCCGGATCATCGGACAGGTCGTCGGCGCGGTGATGGACTTCGTCCGCAAGATCATCAGCGCGGTCTGGCCGTGGATCGAGACCTATGTCCGGACGTACATCACCATCGTCATGACGGTGATCCGGACCGTCATGAACGTCATCCAGACGGTCATCTCCACCGTGTGGAACGTGATCTCCACGATCTTCCGCACGGCCATGAACGTGATCAGTACGGTCGTTTCCGGTGCCTGGAACGGCATCAGGAACGTGATCATGCCGGTCATCACCTGGATCGGCGAGGCCATCCCGGCCGTGTGGAACCGGGTGACCGGCGCGTTACGCGCGGCGTGGGACGGGCTGGCGGGCTTCGCGCGCGCCGCGTTCGAAGCGGTGCTCGGCGCGGTCAAGGCCCCGATCAACGCGATCATCGGCCTGGTCAACATGGCGATCCGCGGCCTCAACAGCATCAGCGTCACCATCCCGGACTGGGTGCCGTTCGTCGGAGGGAAGACGTTCGGTCTCAACCTTCCGCAGATCCCGCAGCTGGCCGCGGGCGGTATCGCCACGCCGGTGCCGGGCGGGCGGCTGGTGAATGTCGCCGAGGCGGGGCACGCCGAGGCGATCATCCCGCTGTCGAAGCTGCCGCAACTGCTCGACCTGACGAACAAACGCCGCGACGAGAAGCCGGTCACGGTGAACATCCATCCGAGGGCACGGCAGTCCGAGTACGAGATCGGCCGGATCGCCGCGCGCGAGCTGGCCTGGGCGGGGAAGAGATGA
- a CDS encoding phage distal tail protein, with protein sequence MTAMGAPGSVLQQPVFSVDGWAGNTVDAEGVEWWVTKEEGWASSPAVRLTLTDRPERDGAFDAPSYRSPRVITLEGTAVAPDRISKERAKDRLAAVLNDGSRLSPLVVTEPHAVRRAMVRLSSESKILDKKAGVFEFSVQVTAPDPLRYSAELRVATCPLPSSAGGLTFPLTFPLDFGTGATGGRLSLENNGTVAAWPTWKISGPCADPVIVNTQTGDELAFQIQLAAGEVLVVDTDARTVLLQGLASRRSVMLPHSRWFPLVRGGIDVAFRAAAYNPATRLTAEWRDAWS encoded by the coding sequence ATGACCGCGATGGGGGCTCCGGGATCCGTTCTGCAGCAACCGGTTTTCTCGGTCGACGGCTGGGCGGGCAACACCGTCGACGCCGAGGGCGTGGAGTGGTGGGTGACCAAGGAGGAAGGCTGGGCCTCCTCCCCCGCCGTCCGGCTCACGTTGACCGACCGGCCGGAGCGGGACGGCGCGTTCGACGCGCCGTCCTACCGCTCGCCCCGGGTGATCACGTTGGAGGGCACCGCGGTCGCGCCGGACCGGATCAGCAAGGAGCGCGCGAAAGACCGGTTGGCCGCCGTGCTCAACGACGGCTCACGGCTGTCCCCGCTCGTGGTGACCGAGCCGCACGCGGTGCGCCGGGCGATGGTGCGGCTGTCCAGCGAGTCGAAGATCCTGGACAAGAAGGCGGGCGTGTTCGAGTTCTCGGTGCAGGTCACCGCGCCGGACCCGCTGCGCTACTCCGCCGAGCTGCGTGTCGCGACCTGTCCGCTGCCCAGTTCCGCGGGCGGGTTGACGTTCCCGCTGACTTTCCCGCTGGACTTCGGGACCGGCGCCACCGGCGGCAGGCTGTCGCTGGAGAACAACGGCACGGTGGCGGCCTGGCCGACGTGGAAGATCAGCGGCCCGTGCGCCGACCCGGTGATCGTCAACACCCAGACCGGCGACGAGCTGGCCTTCCAGATCCAGCTGGCCGCGGGCGAGGTGCTCGTCGTGGACACCGACGCGCGAACCGTGCTGCTGCAAGGCCTCGCGTCGCGGCGCTCGGTGATGCTGCCCCATTCACGCTGGTTCCCGCTCGTCCGCGGCGGGATCGACGTCGCGTTCCGGGCCGCCGCCTACAACCCGGCCACGCGGTTGACCGCGGAATGGCGTGACGCATGGAGCTGA
- a CDS encoding TetR/AcrR family transcriptional regulator has protein sequence MPRAERERQMIEIAEQVFAERGYSAASMDDIAERVGVSKPMLYEYFNSKEGLLLACIQQSRAALREVTERSIAGATSAEDALRRGLLAFFVFIRERRQAWSLLRHEMALIGTGAADEIEQTRRQQTDLIAALMSGYFDSGDDLRAEASAEFVVGACERLAIWCERHEDVSPEMATGYAMDVLWSGLSARAR, from the coding sequence ATGCCACGAGCAGAGCGCGAACGGCAGATGATCGAGATCGCCGAGCAAGTCTTCGCCGAACGCGGCTACAGCGCGGCGTCGATGGACGACATCGCGGAGCGCGTCGGGGTCTCCAAGCCGATGCTCTACGAGTACTTCAACTCGAAAGAGGGACTGCTGCTGGCCTGCATCCAGCAGTCGCGGGCGGCGCTGCGCGAGGTCACCGAACGGTCGATCGCCGGCGCGACGTCCGCCGAGGACGCGCTGAGGCGCGGACTGCTCGCCTTCTTCGTGTTCATCCGGGAACGACGGCAGGCCTGGTCGCTGCTCCGCCACGAGATGGCGCTGATCGGCACCGGCGCCGCCGACGAAATCGAGCAGACCCGGCGCCAGCAGACCGACCTGATCGCCGCGCTGATGAGCGGCTACTTCGACTCGGGTGACGACCTGCGCGCCGAGGCGTCCGCGGAGTTCGTCGTCGGCGCGTGCGAACGGCTCGCGATCTGGTGCGAGCGACACGAGGACGTCAGCCCCGAAATGGCCACCGGATACGCGATGGACGTGCTCTGGTCGGGCCTGTCCGCGAGGGCCCGCTGA
- a CDS encoding phage tail tube protein, producing the protein MAGSNAKEIRVAGSGRILVAPLGTAAPADTAAAWGADWKDLGYTTTDGVKVAKKDKIDPIDTWQSVSPARFVYSDRDLTFKFQMLQLNEDTMPFFFGGGAVAQVGTSGVYKYEMAAEPKFDERMLGVEFTDGGDVKYRLVVARGQVTETEEMALVRTAPLKLGVTYTALAVDEKAPLVTFLMKDPAYAAV; encoded by the coding sequence ATGGCTGGTTCCAACGCCAAGGAAATCCGGGTCGCCGGCAGCGGCCGCATCCTCGTCGCCCCGCTGGGTACCGCGGCACCCGCGGACACCGCCGCGGCGTGGGGCGCCGACTGGAAGGACCTCGGTTACACCACGACCGACGGTGTCAAGGTGGCCAAGAAGGACAAGATCGACCCGATCGACACGTGGCAGAGCGTCAGCCCGGCCCGGTTCGTCTACTCCGACCGCGACCTCACCTTCAAGTTCCAGATGCTGCAGCTCAACGAGGACACGATGCCGTTCTTCTTCGGCGGCGGCGCGGTCGCGCAGGTCGGGACTTCCGGTGTCTACAAGTACGAAATGGCCGCCGAGCCGAAGTTCGACGAGCGCATGCTCGGCGTGGAGTTCACCGACGGCGGCGACGTGAAGTACCGCCTCGTCGTCGCGCGTGGACAGGTCACCGAGACCGAAGAGATGGCGCTGGTGCGCACCGCTCCGCTGAAGCTCGGCGTCACGTACACGGCGCTGGCCGTCGACGAGAAGGCCCCGCTGGTCACCTTCCTGATGAAGGACCCGGCGTACGCCGCCGTCTGA
- a CDS encoding DUF3618 domain-containing protein, producing the protein MARDPETIEREIEQARNALVATLDQLGTKANPAKLVDSAKTGLRAKLDEPKVKYPLIGGAVLIGVLLIRKLLK; encoded by the coding sequence GTGGCTCGCGATCCCGAGACCATCGAGCGTGAGATCGAGCAGGCCAGGAACGCGCTGGTCGCCACGCTCGACCAGCTGGGCACGAAGGCGAACCCCGCGAAGCTCGTGGATTCCGCGAAGACCGGTCTGCGCGCGAAGCTGGACGAGCCCAAGGTGAAGTACCCGCTCATCGGCGGGGCGGTGCTGATCGGCGTCCTGCTGATCCGCAAGCTCCTGAAGTAG
- a CDS encoding dihydrofolate reductase family protein gives MTNTTGRRVTANIALTLDGHYSGPGGPGDMGAIVPYATTDVARGHLARIHDKATTAVLGRLNAEGFLGFWPAIAADENADPRDRAYAKWLTDAEKVVFSTTLTEAPWDRARVVNAPVADVIAGLKANGEGDILVNSSASVIKALLADDLIDRLYLMICPEITGGGQRLFVDGLPASKWALAYQEVGELGEMAVVYDRVR, from the coding sequence ATGACGAACACGACCGGCCGCCGCGTCACCGCGAACATCGCCCTCACCCTCGACGGTCACTACAGCGGCCCCGGCGGCCCCGGTGACATGGGCGCGATCGTCCCGTACGCCACCACCGACGTCGCCCGCGGTCACCTCGCCCGCATTCACGACAAGGCGACGACCGCGGTACTCGGCAGACTGAACGCGGAGGGATTCCTGGGCTTCTGGCCGGCCATCGCCGCCGACGAGAACGCCGACCCACGTGACCGCGCCTACGCGAAATGGCTCACCGACGCGGAGAAGGTGGTCTTCTCCACGACCCTGACCGAAGCGCCCTGGGACCGTGCCCGCGTCGTGAACGCCCCCGTCGCCGACGTCATCGCCGGCCTCAAGGCGAACGGCGAGGGCGACATCCTGGTCAACAGCAGCGCGAGCGTCATCAAGGCCCTGCTCGCGGACGACCTGATCGATCGGCTGTACCTGATGATCTGCCCCGAGATCACCGGCGGCGGACAGCGCCTTTTCGTCGACGGGCTGCCGGCTTCGAAGTGGGCGCTGGCCTATCAGGAGGTCGGTGAGCTGGGGGAGATGGCGGTGGTCTACGACCGCGTGCGCTGA
- a CDS encoding DUF5361 domain-containing protein, whose amino-acid sequence MLIEHLPRDSSFAKSLHGEEAEWHLSDHLLAAVVDHLAVSNWMFATVNRDEDAEEIPYPQAIPRPGPDAADEEAPKAEPENTDASEILAFFRSTG is encoded by the coding sequence GTGCTCATCGAGCACCTGCCGCGGGATTCGTCGTTCGCGAAATCGTTGCACGGCGAGGAAGCGGAGTGGCACCTGAGCGACCACCTGCTGGCCGCGGTGGTGGATCACCTGGCGGTGTCGAACTGGATGTTCGCCACGGTCAACCGGGACGAGGACGCCGAGGAAATCCCTTACCCGCAAGCCATTCCACGTCCGGGCCCCGATGCGGCCGACGAGGAAGCACCGAAGGCGGAACCCGAAAACACGGACGCGAGTGAGATCCTCGCTTTCTTTCGCAGCACTGGTTAG
- a CDS encoding helix-turn-helix domain-containing protein, with the protein MLIDAESYQRILGDELRKLRRKRGWTRKELNQHLQSEISLQTLATYELGTRHCSVVRLVELCVAMDELPQDLLAKVHRRVFVDEPGRVRIDLRLVIKDDQEELLPLRRWADDRLKRSADSGSAEVHLDFAALERMAELCRIPTVDLIGRLRRLNPS; encoded by the coding sequence GTGCTGATCGACGCTGAGAGCTATCAGCGGATACTCGGAGACGAGCTCCGCAAGCTCCGCCGTAAACGTGGCTGGACACGCAAGGAACTGAACCAGCATCTGCAGAGCGAGATCTCGCTCCAGACGCTGGCCACCTACGAGCTGGGCACCCGGCATTGTTCCGTGGTGCGGCTGGTCGAACTGTGCGTCGCGATGGACGAGCTGCCACAGGATCTGCTGGCCAAGGTGCATCGCCGGGTGTTCGTGGACGAACCGGGCCGGGTCCGGATCGATCTGCGCCTGGTGATCAAGGACGACCAGGAAGAACTGCTCCCCCTGCGACGGTGGGCGGACGATCGGCTCAAGCGGTCGGCCGACAGCGGATCCGCCGAAGTCCATCTCGACTTCGCGGCGCTGGAACGGATGGCCGAACTCTGCCGTATCCCCACCGTCGATCTCATCGGAAGGCTTCGCCGGCTCAACCCCTCATGA